A segment of the Mangrovimonas sp. YM274 genome:
CCAAATGGCTCAAAAAAAGCGTATTTAATGAGGTATTGCATTAAGGCAATCATTAGGAGGTTCTTCCAGCGGATTAGTTTTAGTATTTCCAAGTTGATGTTGTTTAGTTAGTCAGGCTTTGTTGGGTTAATCGTATTTGGCGCTAAAATTACTGTTCCATTTGCCTTGTACTTTCAAGACTTGCTCAATCACATCGCGAACAGCTCCTTTACCGCCCTTTTTATGAGACACATATTTGGAAATGGCTTTTATTTCAGGTACGGCATCCTGAGGACAACATGGTAAGCCTGCTAAAGACATTACAGGGTAATCTGGGATATCGTCACCCATATACAACACATTTTCTATGTTGATATTGTTGTTGTCAAGGTACTCGTTGAGCTTTTCAATTTTATCATGGGTTCCCAAATACACATCCTTAATGCCTAGACCATTTAACCGTAAACGAACTCCTTCGTTAGAGCCTCCGGAAATGATGCAGATATGAAACCCCGCATCGATGGCAGTTTTCAGTGCAAACCCATCTTTAATGTTCATGGTTCTGAGCATTTCGCCAGAAGTGGTTACGGTAATAGTACCATCGGTAAGCACACCATCAACGTCAAAAATAAAGGTAGTGATGTGTTCTAAGTATTCTTTATAGCTTTTATCTTCCATGGGTTTTCTTGATTGCACTGGTAAGCAGTTTGTAGATGGCTTCGTGCTGCGGATTCTCCAGTAATTTTAAATGTTTTTGAATTGTTTTTTTGTCGTTGCGCTTGGCAGGACCTGTTTGGGCCATATATGGGGACATGTCCTGAACTTTTTTAGCTGTCTCCATAATGAGCGGCTTTAGGATTTCAAATTCCACACCTTGGCTTTCGGTAATTTCATGAGCAACACGATACAGTTGATTGGTGAAATTGTTCACAAAAACAGCCGCTAAATGCAAAGCTCTTCGTTGATCACTATTTACTTTATAAACATTGGAGCCTAAAGCTTCTCCTAGTTTTTGTAAAAGAGGAAGGTTTTCTCTTTTCAAAACTTCAATGCAAATGGGGACATCGGTAAAATTTAAGTCAGCTCCTTTAGTGAAGGTCTGTAACGGATAAAAGACGCCTCTTTGGTGTTTTTTGTCTAAATCGTGGATGCCTACACTTCCAGAAGTATGTACGACCAATCTGCCTTCAAAAGGTAAGTTGGAAGACAGTTCTGTTACAGCATCATCACTTACCGCAATTATGTAGACGTCACTTTGGATAAGTTGTGAAAGGTCGTTTGTTACAGAAACTTCATTTTTGTAGGTCTCCAAAGAAGCCAGATGTCTGTTGTACCATTGGTTTACAGACACCGATTCGGACTTTTTAAGAGCCTTGTATAAGTGTGTAGCCACATTACCGGCACCGAGTATGCTAACTGAAATCATGCTGCTAAATTAAGTAAGTCTTGCATGATATGAAAGGGATATGATTTATCTTTGTTGGATGTCCAAAAAAGATATTCAAAACAGAGCCGATATTCATTTGTTGGTAACGACGTTTTACAAAAAAGTGAGAACCGATGAGGTTTTAGGGCCTTTTTTCAATCCTGTCATAAAAGATTGGGAGGCCCATTTTGAACATTTGACTACTTTTTGGGAGTCGAGTTTGTTTTTAAAGACCAAATATTACGGCAATCCGTTGGAGGTTCATGTAAAAGTAGATCGAGAAACCAACCACAGGATAACCGAATTGCATTTTGGGCTTTGGCTCAATTTGTGGGTACAAACCATAGACGAACTGTTTGAGGGCGAATATGCCGAAAATGCCAAACACAGGGCAAGAAAAATGGGCAGCTTTCTTTATTTGAATATTTTCCAAGCCAGACAAACTCCTTAAAAGTTTCAGGGATTTTAACATAAGTAAGTAAAGTAAATACCTTAAATTTGCGCGAGCTAAAATAAGTGTCTCATATTATGCAAAATAAACTTGCCAAAATTCTATTCTCAACACGACTTACCGCTATTTTATTTATTGTTTTTGCCGCAGCCATGATTGCTGGTACCTTTATGGACAAGAACATGGATACTTCGCCAACGCCGTATTCTAGGCAGCTAATCTATAATGCCTGGTGGTTTGAAGCCATAATGGGAATCTTTGTAATTAACTTTATTGGAAACATTTTTAAATACAGACTTTTTTCTAAGGAAAAATGGGATGTTTTACTGTTGCACCTTGCCTTTATCTTTATTCTTTTAGGTGCTTTTGTAACCCGCTATATTGGTTATGAAGGAATGATGCCTATTCGAGAGGGAGCAACCGAAGATACATTCTTGTCGCAAAAAACATACGTTACAGCCTACATTGATGGTGATATGGTTATTGATGGACAGGCACAGCGTAGGGTCATTCAAAAAGAAGTGGATTTTTCACCACGTTTAAATAATAGTTTCAGTGTAGATACCGATTATGATGGACAGCCCGTTTCTATAGAATTAGAAAAGTTTGTGGCCGGTGCTGAACGTGATATTGTTCCAGATGAATCTGGTGAAGAATATTTAAAGGTGGTTGAATCCGGTGGAGGGGCGCCTCACAATCATTTCTTAAAAAGTGGAGAAGTACAAAGTATTCACAATACCCTGTTTTCACTTAATAAATTCGTGGATGGTGCCGTAAATATTACTCACAATAATGGAAAGCTTTTAATCCAATCGCCTTTTGAAGGGGAATATTTAACCATGGCAACGGGCACACAAGGAACATTGGTTAAGGATAGTATCCAACCTTTGGCTTTACGTTCTCGTTACATTATTGGGAATATGCAAATGGTATTTCCAAAGCCTGTGGTTAAAGGTGTGTTTGATATTGTTGAAAAACCTCAAATACTAAAAGGTGATGAAGATGGATTGGTGTTTAAAGTTACTGCTAATGGCGAAACGGAACGCGTGAGGGTTTTAGGAGGAAAGGGTAGCGACAATTCTTTTGAACAAATTAAAGTAGGTGGTTTGGATGTAGCCGTAAAATACGGTTCCAAAAGAATCAAATTGCCATTCAGTATCAAGTTGAACGATTTTATTGCAGAACGTTATCCGGGTACTGAAAATAGTTATTCATCTTATGCTAGTGAAATTACGGTTTTCGATAAGGAAAATGGAGATTTCAATTACCGCGTTTTTATGAATAATATCCTGGATCATGAAGGGTACCGATTCTTCCAAGCTAGTTTTGATCCAGATGAAAAAGGAACGGTGTTGTCTGTAAACCATGATTTCTGGGGAACTTGGATTACCTATATTGGGTATTTTTTATTGTACTTTGGTTTATTGGCTATCTTGTTTACCAAAGGCACTCGTTTTGCCGATTTAAGAAGGATGTTGGATAAAGTAAAGAA
Coding sequences within it:
- a CDS encoding HAD family hydrolase — its product is MEDKSYKEYLEHITTFIFDVDGVLTDGTITVTTSGEMLRTMNIKDGFALKTAIDAGFHICIISGGSNEGVRLRLNGLGIKDVYLGTHDKIEKLNEYLDNNNINIENVLYMGDDIPDYPVMSLAGLPCCPQDAVPEIKAISKYVSHKKGGKGAVRDVIEQVLKVQGKWNSNFSAKYD
- a CDS encoding Rossmann-like and DUF2520 domain-containing protein, translating into MISVSILGAGNVATHLYKALKKSESVSVNQWYNRHLASLETYKNEVSVTNDLSQLIQSDVYIIAVSDDAVTELSSNLPFEGRLVVHTSGSVGIHDLDKKHQRGVFYPLQTFTKGADLNFTDVPICIEVLKRENLPLLQKLGEALGSNVYKVNSDQRRALHLAAVFVNNFTNQLYRVAHEITESQGVEFEILKPLIMETAKKVQDMSPYMAQTGPAKRNDKKTIQKHLKLLENPQHEAIYKLLTSAIKKTHGR
- a CDS encoding group III truncated hemoglobin, with product MSKKDIQNRADIHLLVTTFYKKVRTDEVLGPFFNPVIKDWEAHFEHLTTFWESSLFLKTKYYGNPLEVHVKVDRETNHRITELHFGLWLNLWVQTIDELFEGEYAENAKHRARKMGSFLYLNIFQARQTP